One Halioglobus japonicus DNA segment encodes these proteins:
- a CDS encoding TetR/AcrR family transcriptional regulator: MSQSNYHHGDLRNALIVAAVELIQEKGSADVAISEAAKRAGVSAAAPYRHFRDKSALLEAVAELCYYGLSVEALATRDQYEMGTRECVVALGKTYVTYVTQRPEFYNMMWGDFAAMDPTVTDRDGRRGFFVFVEAVDAWCQAHKLRHTEPLDLALKLWALAHGLAVLELNGQFEYFMPEADRIQMLASSTNAFLDGVEKAG, from the coding sequence ATGAGCCAGAGCAACTACCATCACGGCGATTTGCGCAACGCCCTTATTGTTGCTGCGGTCGAACTCATCCAGGAAAAAGGCTCGGCTGACGTTGCGATTTCCGAGGCCGCAAAGCGCGCGGGGGTCAGTGCCGCAGCGCCCTATCGACACTTCCGCGATAAAAGCGCGTTGCTCGAAGCCGTCGCAGAGCTCTGCTATTACGGCCTCAGCGTTGAGGCACTGGCTACCCGTGACCAATACGAAATGGGCACCCGCGAATGCGTTGTCGCGCTGGGTAAAACCTATGTCACCTACGTCACCCAGCGCCCCGAGTTCTACAACATGATGTGGGGCGACTTTGCGGCCATGGATCCCACGGTCACAGACCGGGATGGCCGGCGTGGCTTTTTTGTTTTTGTCGAAGCCGTCGACGCCTGGTGCCAGGCCCACAAACTGCGGCACACCGAGCCTCTGGATCTGGCCTTGAAACTGTGGGCCCTTGCTCACGGTCTGGCTGTACTGGAACTCAACGGCCAGTTTGAGTATTTCATGCCGGAAGCTGATCGTATCCAGATGCTGGCCAGCAGCACCAACGCATTTCTGGACGGGGTCGAAAAAGCCGGCTGA
- a CDS encoding efflux RND transporter periplasmic adaptor subunit — translation MDKQKLGSLAGVGAAIFITVGLTSALHVRFALGDKTVARVPLTVEPVQYIEQAYYQRDVSYLGLISAGRKANLGFEVAGTVAQLPWREGSPVSKGEIIAQLDDSALQTHYRATEADLDAARAELELARLKAKRQEELRATGAVSREAFDETRLRAEALESRVAATQARLESIQIQIDKASLRAPYDGVIGDRFIHEGAVVNPGTPVVHFIENAGREANIGVAVSRADALLPGNEYLLTLRGQEFSSPLLTVRPDVDPITRVTTAVFSLPADIPAVDGEPVTLRLTEEVPAIGGWLPIASLLEGNRGLWTVLRLDRDGDMAITVREAVEVIEIRGDQAFVHGTLADRTEVVASGVHRITPGTVVSVSDDGVE, via the coding sequence ATGGATAAGCAAAAATTGGGTAGCCTGGCCGGCGTTGGGGCTGCGATCTTTATTACCGTGGGCCTGACCAGTGCGCTCCACGTACGCTTTGCCCTGGGCGACAAGACCGTGGCGAGGGTCCCGCTGACGGTGGAACCTGTGCAGTACATCGAGCAGGCGTACTACCAGCGCGATGTTTCCTACCTCGGCCTGATTTCGGCCGGCCGCAAGGCCAACCTGGGGTTTGAAGTCGCTGGCACCGTGGCGCAACTGCCGTGGCGTGAAGGCAGCCCGGTGAGCAAGGGCGAGATCATTGCCCAGCTGGACGACTCCGCCCTGCAGACTCACTACCGTGCGACCGAGGCAGACCTGGACGCCGCTCGCGCAGAACTGGAACTGGCGCGACTCAAAGCCAAACGGCAGGAGGAGCTGCGCGCGACCGGCGCGGTTTCCCGTGAGGCTTTTGACGAAACCCGGCTGCGCGCCGAAGCACTGGAATCACGCGTTGCGGCCACGCAGGCGCGCCTGGAAAGCATCCAGATCCAGATCGACAAGGCGAGTCTGCGCGCGCCCTATGACGGTGTGATTGGTGATCGCTTTATTCATGAGGGCGCAGTGGTCAACCCTGGCACGCCAGTGGTTCACTTTATCGAAAATGCAGGACGGGAAGCGAATATTGGCGTCGCCGTCAGCCGCGCTGATGCCCTGCTGCCAGGCAACGAGTACCTGCTGACCCTGCGCGGACAGGAATTCAGCAGCCCGTTACTCACAGTACGTCCCGACGTAGACCCGATCACCCGAGTGACGACGGCCGTCTTCTCCCTGCCAGCAGACATTCCCGCCGTAGACGGAGAACCGGTCACCCTGCGCCTGACCGAAGAGGTGCCCGCCATCGGCGGATGGCTGCCCATCGCTTCGCTGCTGGAAGGTAATCGCGGGCTGTGGACAGTACTGCGCCTGGACCGCGACGGCGATATGGCCATTACCGTCAGGGAGGCGGTTGAGGTGATCGAGATCCGCGGCGACCAGGCCTTCGTGCACGGTACCCTCGCCGACAGAACCGAGGTGGTGGCCAGTGGTGTCCACCGAATCACCCCGGGGACGGTGGTGTCGGTTAGCGACGACGGAGTGGAATAA
- a CDS encoding efflux RND transporter permease subunit, whose product MAQDLADRARNMDGTKLAVLFGEPAEEIRVEINEDALVARGLSLAEVSAALRAADAKVSSGRATGEGTDMLIEIAGDFDSLTRIREVIINTSANGSATRIADLGRVYKAAITPPSSLVLVQGKPGIMVGVAMEDGRQVDRWAQEFSLLLRDYINDAPASVLVEQTFDQSTYAKSRLADVTSNLAIGITLVLLVLLFTLGWRAAVVVAIILPLCGLISMVVMERTGMALHQMTICGLIVALGLLVDGSIVMTDEIRKRLLQEHTPYNAIAGAVDRLRVPLLSSALTTILAFMPMAIMPGPGGDFLGAIAQAVIIMLVTSTTLALVVTPVLASWLLPRTKESSRHWYNGGMDGGKMGEALSNAMDWSLKHPAAAIALALALPLSGFLSFPTLTAQFFPGTDRDQMYIQVKLADGRSIYDTLQVVERLDERLRSDPMIRRVDWTLGESTPAFYYNMYRSRDGTPSWAEALVLTRDENQTDDLIRALQLELDRDFPEARMIVNGIYQGPPVTAPIELEIHGPNLAVLQELGEEFRLRMDNLPHIIHTGTNLIGGAPKVVFHLDEERLRLANLQLTDAATALNDALLGRVGGEVLEGTERLPVRVRLSEAEWGTPDRIVNIRLPRRGGSDTLAGVPLNAIGSPALEPAQSPIARQDGVRINTVQGYITRGVLPEEVLKLLQQDLIDNPINLPPGYSIVYGGDTDERARVVEKIMAPMGLIVSVLIATIVLTFNSWRLTGIALLVCVCSMGLSLLSLALFQYPFGVMSLVGVIGSIGVSINAAIIILTALQANPAAVAGGRYAIRTVVMDSSRHITSTTVTTFGGFLPLILEGSEFWPPFAMAIAGGVLLSTIISFFLVPPLFLLTVRKQRGMGFGPLKPSSSEGSTA is encoded by the coding sequence ATGGCACAGGACCTCGCTGATCGCGCCCGCAATATGGACGGCACCAAGCTGGCCGTACTGTTCGGTGAACCCGCTGAAGAAATTCGGGTAGAGATCAACGAGGATGCCCTTGTCGCACGCGGCCTCAGTCTCGCTGAGGTGTCGGCCGCATTACGAGCGGCAGATGCCAAAGTGTCCTCGGGACGCGCCACCGGTGAAGGCACCGACATGCTGATCGAGATCGCCGGCGATTTCGATTCCCTGACCCGGATTCGTGAAGTCATCATCAACACCTCGGCCAATGGCAGCGCGACGCGTATTGCCGATCTGGGCAGAGTCTACAAGGCGGCCATTACCCCACCCTCCTCGCTGGTACTGGTCCAGGGCAAGCCCGGCATCATGGTGGGTGTGGCCATGGAAGACGGCCGGCAGGTGGATCGCTGGGCGCAGGAATTTTCCCTGCTGCTGCGGGATTACATCAACGACGCCCCTGCCAGTGTGCTGGTAGAACAAACCTTCGATCAGAGCACCTATGCCAAGAGTCGTCTTGCCGACGTTACCTCGAACCTCGCCATTGGTATCACTCTGGTGCTACTGGTATTGCTGTTCACCCTTGGCTGGCGCGCCGCTGTGGTGGTTGCCATCATCCTGCCGCTGTGCGGATTGATTTCCATGGTTGTCATGGAACGGACCGGAATGGCCCTGCACCAGATGACCATTTGCGGGCTCATCGTTGCCCTGGGCCTGCTGGTTGACGGCTCCATCGTCATGACCGATGAAATTCGCAAACGACTGCTTCAGGAACACACGCCCTATAACGCTATTGCCGGTGCCGTTGACCGGCTACGTGTCCCGCTGCTGTCTTCGGCATTGACCACTATTCTCGCGTTTATGCCCATGGCGATTATGCCGGGCCCCGGTGGTGATTTTCTGGGAGCCATTGCCCAGGCGGTGATCATCATGCTGGTCACGTCTACCACACTGGCGCTTGTCGTTACGCCCGTGCTGGCCTCCTGGCTGCTACCGCGGACCAAGGAGAGCAGCCGTCACTGGTATAACGGCGGCATGGACGGCGGCAAAATGGGTGAGGCCCTGTCCAACGCCATGGATTGGAGTCTGAAACATCCAGCCGCCGCTATCGCCCTCGCACTGGCACTGCCGCTGAGCGGCTTTCTCAGCTTCCCCACGTTGACCGCGCAGTTTTTTCCGGGCACGGACCGCGACCAGATGTATATTCAGGTCAAGCTCGCCGACGGCCGCTCCATTTACGACACCCTGCAAGTGGTCGAGCGTCTGGATGAGCGCCTCAGGTCCGACCCGATGATTCGACGCGTCGACTGGACACTTGGCGAGAGCACGCCGGCCTTCTACTACAACATGTACCGCAGCCGCGACGGCACACCCTCCTGGGCCGAAGCACTGGTGCTGACCCGGGATGAAAACCAGACAGATGACCTGATTCGCGCGCTGCAACTGGAGCTCGACCGGGATTTCCCGGAAGCCCGGATGATCGTCAATGGCATTTACCAGGGACCGCCGGTTACCGCGCCTATCGAGCTGGAGATTCACGGCCCCAACCTGGCCGTGCTGCAGGAACTGGGCGAAGAATTTCGGCTGCGCATGGATAATCTGCCACATATTATCCACACCGGCACCAATCTGATCGGCGGCGCGCCCAAAGTCGTTTTCCACCTCGACGAGGAGCGCCTGCGCCTGGCCAACCTGCAACTCACGGACGCAGCTACCGCACTCAATGACGCTCTGCTGGGACGGGTTGGTGGCGAAGTTCTCGAGGGCACGGAACGACTTCCGGTACGCGTCCGTCTCAGCGAAGCCGAATGGGGCACACCGGATCGTATCGTCAACATTCGGCTGCCCCGCCGCGGCGGTAGCGACACACTGGCAGGGGTGCCACTGAACGCCATTGGCTCGCCTGCGCTGGAGCCGGCACAAAGCCCCATCGCCAGACAGGACGGGGTTCGCATTAATACGGTGCAGGGTTACATCACCCGCGGAGTTCTCCCGGAAGAGGTGCTGAAGCTTCTGCAGCAGGACCTGATCGACAATCCGATTAATCTCCCGCCGGGCTATTCGATCGTATACGGTGGCGACACTGACGAGCGCGCCCGCGTGGTTGAGAAAATCATGGCCCCCATGGGACTGATTGTCTCGGTGCTGATCGCCACCATCGTCCTGACCTTTAACTCATGGCGCCTGACGGGCATCGCCCTGCTGGTCTGTGTATGTTCAATGGGCTTATCGCTATTGTCACTGGCCTTGTTCCAGTATCCCTTCGGGGTAATGTCACTGGTCGGCGTGATTGGGTCGATCGGCGTTTCAATCAACGCGGCCATTATTATTCTCACCGCGCTACAGGCCAACCCGGCCGCCGTCGCCGGTGGCAGATATGCCATTCGCACGGTCGTCATGGATTCCAGCCGTCATATTACCTCCACGACCGTCACCACCTTTGGCGGCTTTCTGCCGCTGATTCTGGAAGGCAGTGAATTCTGGCCGCCGTTTGCCATGGCCATCGCGGGCGGCGTACTGCTGTCTACAATCATTTCTTTCTTCCTGGTACCGCCGCTGTTCCTGCTGACCGTGCGCAAACAGCGCGGCATGGGTTTCGGCCCCCTGAAGCCTTCCTCTTCTGAGGGCAGTACTGCATGA
- a CDS encoding cystatin domain-containing protein, which yields MSKLTSMPVALALALVLAACSDSDGPVEVADNSAAQAQQPAVVEVADKTEEEAGVTNPLCHAEEGMPGGWQDADVTEDVEAALNFVLQRMNSAAQLEKILSVKTQVVAGLNYAIDFKLDNGEIWNTRVYRDLQGNFEMTQPAQQGSMTEDC from the coding sequence GTGAGTAAATTGACGAGTATGCCAGTGGCGCTGGCACTGGCGCTGGTTTTGGCCGCCTGTAGCGACAGTGATGGCCCGGTAGAAGTTGCTGATAACAGTGCCGCGCAAGCTCAGCAGCCGGCGGTGGTTGAAGTGGCAGATAAGACTGAAGAAGAGGCAGGGGTGACGAACCCACTGTGCCATGCGGAAGAGGGTATGCCTGGCGGTTGGCAGGATGCCGATGTGACGGAAGACGTCGAGGCGGCCCTGAATTTTGTGTTGCAGCGTATGAATAGCGCTGCCCAGCTTGAGAAAATACTCTCCGTCAAAACCCAGGTCGTGGCTGGCTTGAACTACGCCATCGACTTCAAGCTCGATAATGGCGAAATCTGGAACACCCGCGTCTACCGCGATTTGCAGGGCAATTTCGAGATGACCCAGCCCGCGCAGCAGGGAAGTATGACCGAAGATTGCTAA
- a CDS encoding YcgN family cysteine cluster protein yields the protein MTEWWEQPIEALDRDQWEALCDGCAKCCLHKLEDEDTGEVFYTKVRCQYLDESTCRCGDYSRRSILVPNCIHLEQGSVGDLDWLPSTCAYRLRAANQPLPEWHYLVSGSRETVHSAGASIRGRAISDEYVHPDGYDEHIVTWVE from the coding sequence GTGACTGAATGGTGGGAGCAACCCATCGAGGCACTGGATCGCGACCAGTGGGAGGCGCTCTGTGACGGCTGCGCCAAGTGTTGCCTGCACAAACTGGAAGACGAGGATACCGGTGAGGTGTTCTATACCAAGGTGCGCTGTCAGTATCTCGACGAATCCACCTGCCGCTGCGGCGACTACAGCCGGCGTTCGATTCTGGTGCCAAACTGTATTCACCTGGAACAGGGCAGCGTGGGCGACCTCGACTGGCTGCCATCTACCTGTGCCTACCGGTTGCGAGCAGCCAATCAGCCGCTGCCGGAGTGGCACTACCTGGTATCCGGCAGTCGCGAGACGGTGCACAGCGCCGGTGCGTCTATCCGCGGGCGAGCCATTTCCGATGAATATGTACATCCTGACGGTTATGATGAGCACATTGTGACCTGGGTGGAGTAG
- a CDS encoding amidohydrolase, which translates to MPLIKLLLATLLAVTSTTAAATTLIHNIEGYSLENGELIRFSALEFDGSKITARYPTDEAAAQSSATTKLDGNGATMLPGLIDAHGHIAGYGQALASVNLFGTSSEAEAAQRVARFAAQSKEPWIQGGGWNQVLWDVREFPTRATLDAIDTDRPIALRRIDGHALWVNSTALEMAGIHAETVDPDGGQIIRGPDGKPTGVLIDNAMDAVYRAIPSQTQNDIAESQRQALLSAASFGLTSVHDAGVSAAEVSALQRLHSNNTLPLRVYAMLDVLDPGNDATLASGPQIDPNHRLDIRSVKISADGALGSRGAALAEDYSDKPGHKGLLLLSDEDLVLHMSRAMAAGYQVNTHAIGDLANTRVLDLYETLIAKEDSAGLRHRIEHAQILQVEDIPRFAQLGVIASIQPTHATSDMNMAGDRLGEDRLVGAYAWKSLLDDGAQVAGGSDFPVEHPNPFYGLYSAITRQDQAGGPPGGWLPGQKISRAEALSLFTEGAAFAAHQESAIGRLAPGYFADFILVRENYFEMPESAIWNSTVLETWVAGEPVYVRPE; encoded by the coding sequence ATGCCCCTCATAAAATTGCTCCTCGCCACGCTGCTCGCAGTGACCAGCACTACCGCAGCGGCCACCACCCTGATTCACAACATCGAAGGCTACTCGCTCGAAAACGGTGAGCTGATCAGATTCTCCGCGCTGGAATTTGACGGCAGCAAAATTACCGCGCGCTACCCGACAGATGAAGCAGCAGCACAAAGCAGCGCTACCACAAAATTAGATGGTAACGGGGCAACCATGTTACCGGGCCTTATCGATGCCCACGGGCATATCGCCGGCTACGGCCAGGCGCTGGCCAGTGTGAATTTGTTTGGCACCAGCAGTGAAGCTGAAGCAGCGCAACGTGTTGCCCGGTTTGCGGCACAGAGCAAGGAGCCCTGGATTCAGGGCGGCGGCTGGAACCAGGTGCTGTGGGACGTAAGGGAATTTCCAACCCGCGCCACGCTGGATGCCATTGATACGGATCGCCCCATCGCGCTGCGCCGCATTGACGGCCACGCGCTCTGGGTTAATTCTACGGCACTGGAAATGGCCGGGATTCACGCTGAAACCGTCGACCCGGATGGCGGACAAATCATCCGCGGCCCAGACGGCAAACCCACGGGTGTGCTCATCGATAACGCCATGGATGCCGTATATCGGGCCATACCATCGCAGACGCAAAACGACATCGCAGAGAGTCAACGCCAGGCGCTGCTCAGTGCCGCCAGCTTCGGTCTGACCAGTGTGCACGATGCAGGAGTGTCTGCCGCCGAAGTGAGCGCGCTCCAGCGGCTGCACAGCAACAACACATTACCGTTGCGCGTGTATGCGATGCTCGATGTGCTCGACCCCGGTAACGATGCCACTCTGGCCAGCGGACCGCAGATCGACCCGAACCATCGCCTGGATATTCGCAGTGTCAAAATATCCGCCGACGGTGCCCTGGGTTCGCGGGGCGCAGCGCTCGCCGAAGACTACTCGGACAAGCCCGGCCACAAGGGCCTGCTTCTGCTGTCTGACGAAGATCTGGTGCTACATATGAGCAGGGCAATGGCCGCCGGTTATCAGGTGAACACGCATGCCATCGGCGACCTGGCGAATACGCGCGTCCTGGACCTGTACGAAACCCTCATCGCGAAGGAGGACAGCGCGGGGCTGCGCCATCGCATCGAACACGCCCAGATCCTGCAGGTGGAGGATATCCCCCGCTTCGCCCAACTCGGTGTGATTGCCTCGATCCAGCCAACCCACGCCACCAGCGATATGAATATGGCCGGCGACCGCCTCGGCGAAGACCGCCTGGTGGGTGCCTATGCCTGGAAGAGCCTGCTCGACGACGGTGCACAGGTGGCAGGCGGCTCCGATTTCCCAGTGGAACACCCCAACCCGTTTTACGGGCTGTATTCTGCCATTACACGCCAGGATCAGGCCGGTGGCCCACCCGGGGGCTGGCTACCGGGCCAGAAGATATCCCGGGCAGAAGCCTTGTCACTGTTTACGGAAGGCGCAGCCTTCGCCGCTCACCAGGAGAGCGCGATTGGACGTCTCGCCCCGGGATACTTCGCCGATTTTATTCTGGTGAGGGAAAACTATTTCGAGATGCCGGAATCGGCCATCTGGAACAGCACGGTACTGGAGACCTGGGTGGCCGGAGAGCCCGTCTATGTCAGGCCCGAATAA
- a CDS encoding efflux RND transporter permease subunit yields MFAQYIFKHPRYFALLIISVFAVGINSFSNIPRQEEPTLTNFGGTVLTFYPGATPDRVEALVTKPLEDELRKISELDKLMTTSSSGVSSMQVRLDDTLPDHELERVWSEVRDALSDAYALFPPVLASHPWTRIASSPSTPLWLCPAAMMQTSPCLCWGVWHRTSLIAPAIWTAPSWPYCSVNPLKKFG; encoded by the coding sequence GTGTTTGCCCAGTACATTTTCAAACACCCCCGCTATTTTGCGCTGCTCATCATCAGCGTATTTGCGGTGGGCATTAACAGCTTCAGCAATATTCCCCGCCAAGAAGAACCTACCCTGACCAACTTTGGCGGCACGGTACTCACCTTTTATCCGGGCGCCACCCCCGACCGGGTCGAAGCACTCGTTACCAAACCGCTTGAAGATGAGCTGCGCAAAATATCTGAATTAGACAAACTGATGACCACCTCTAGCTCCGGTGTCTCATCCATGCAGGTCAGGCTCGATGACACGCTGCCTGATCACGAGCTAGAGCGAGTCTGGTCGGAAGTCAGGGATGCCTTATCAGACGCGTACGCTTTGTTCCCCCCGGTGTTGGCATCCCATCCCTGGACACGGATCGCTTCCAGTCCTTCAACGCCATTGTGGCTATGTCCGGCCGCGATGATGCAGACATCCCCCTGTCTCTGCTGGGGCGTATGGCACAGGACCTCGCTGATCGCGCCCGCAATATGGACGGCACCAAGCTGGCCGTACTGTTCGGTGAACCCGCTGAAGAAATTCGGGTAG
- a CDS encoding TetR/AcrR family transcriptional regulator, whose amino-acid sequence MSQVTEKTTSRSRNREATEQKLIDACGAILLSKGPEGIGVNNVVEEAGVGKQLLYRYFDGLPGLVSAWLEQRANWPTAADLVGDRDSFDALSLKDKIKRIQRNYLAALREHPEITRLMASEILHPTAVTQVLESASDKIGRELASILQDLGEGDQQRMVDLSMVFYCMFSYLTMRAQTSPLVFGMDLNDDNSWARIDRLIDNLVDSYLD is encoded by the coding sequence ATGAGCCAGGTCACGGAGAAAACCACGAGCCGCAGCCGCAATCGCGAGGCTACCGAGCAAAAACTCATTGATGCCTGTGGTGCCATTCTCCTCAGCAAGGGCCCGGAAGGCATCGGCGTAAACAACGTCGTCGAAGAAGCCGGAGTTGGCAAACAGCTCCTCTACCGTTACTTCGACGGGCTTCCGGGGCTGGTCAGTGCCTGGCTGGAGCAGCGGGCCAACTGGCCTACTGCGGCAGACCTGGTTGGCGACCGCGACAGCTTTGACGCGCTATCACTCAAAGACAAGATCAAGCGCATCCAGCGCAATTACCTGGCCGCCCTGCGCGAGCATCCGGAAATCACCCGACTGATGGCCAGCGAAATTCTCCACCCCACCGCCGTCACCCAGGTACTGGAATCCGCCAGCGACAAGATCGGCCGGGAACTCGCCTCGATTCTGCAGGACCTGGGCGAGGGCGATCAGCAGCGCATGGTTGATCTGAGCATGGTGTTTTACTGCATGTTCAGCTATCTCACCATGCGCGCCCAGACCAGCCCTCTGGTGTTCGGCATGGATCTCAACGACGACAATAGTTGGGCGCGCATCGATCGCCTGATCGATAATCTCGTCGACAGTTATCTGGATTGA
- a CDS encoding YcgL domain-containing protein, with protein MKRLCEIFKSTRKEEMYLYVDKAKGLEDVPEVLLKQFGEPQSVMTIILTPERKLARVDVAEVLEKIDSDGFFLQMPPTPEQLLQRDRASD; from the coding sequence GTGAAACGCCTGTGTGAGATCTTCAAGAGTACACGCAAGGAAGAGATGTATCTGTATGTCGATAAGGCCAAAGGCCTGGAAGATGTGCCAGAGGTGCTGCTGAAACAGTTCGGGGAGCCGCAGTCCGTGATGACCATTATCCTCACGCCGGAGCGCAAGCTGGCCCGTGTCGATGTCGCTGAAGTGCTGGAGAAGATCGATAGCGACGGGTTTTTCCTGCAAATGCCGCCCACCCCGGAACAACTGCTGCAACGAGATCGCGCCAGTGACTGA
- a CDS encoding YbaB/EbfC family nucleoid-associated protein, translating to MKGSLSDLMKQAQQMQADMQKVQDDLANAEILGEAGAGLVSVVMTGRHDVKRVSIDPAVLSEDKEVLEDLLAAAVNDAVRKVEAHNQQAMAGVASGLNIPGGFKMPF from the coding sequence ATGAAAGGCAGTCTTTCCGACCTGATGAAACAGGCCCAGCAAATGCAGGCCGATATGCAGAAAGTCCAGGACGATCTGGCGAACGCAGAAATCCTGGGCGAGGCCGGTGCCGGTCTGGTCAGCGTGGTAATGACCGGGCGCCACGACGTTAAACGCGTGAGCATCGACCCCGCGGTGTTGTCAGAGGACAAAGAAGTGCTGGAAGACCTGCTGGCAGCGGCCGTTAACGACGCTGTTCGCAAGGTCGAGGCACATAACCAACAGGCCATGGCCGGCGTTGCCTCGGGATTGAATATCCCGGGCGGCTTCAAGATGCCGTTCTAG
- the rnd gene encoding ribonuclease D, translating to MEWKLIESDQALQELMAASEGCQAVMVDTEFMRRNTFYPQVALVQLCFDGSAAAGTAWLIDPLEISDPAPLAQLLQDPGVVKVLHSASEDLEVFQRWLGCVPAPLFDTQKAAAMAGLDFGMGYRALILQLCDEDLPKGETRSDWLKRPLTESQCHYAAQDVTYLLDAYAQLAQRCQNLGRYDWVLSDGEDAAASLATALPNYYKRIKSAWKLQPRQLAVLVAVSQWREEAARDWDKPRSWIIDDQACLQLAQHMPVDVSELRNKVDLPPAVMRKRGELLVELVASVSEIEEGDLPQRLPPPLEQRQRDQLKALKKRAAAIADKLEMPQQVLLAAKDYEQLLRPAETEPVSWQGWRKSVVVEPLRDAILRGEL from the coding sequence ATGGAATGGAAACTGATTGAATCTGACCAGGCGCTACAGGAGTTGATGGCTGCGAGCGAGGGCTGCCAGGCTGTTATGGTCGATACCGAGTTTATGCGCCGCAACACCTTCTACCCGCAGGTGGCGCTGGTGCAGTTATGTTTTGACGGCAGCGCCGCCGCCGGTACTGCCTGGCTGATCGACCCTTTGGAGATCAGCGATCCTGCACCCCTGGCGCAGTTGCTGCAGGACCCTGGCGTGGTCAAGGTGCTGCACTCCGCCAGTGAAGATCTGGAGGTGTTCCAGCGCTGGCTGGGCTGTGTGCCTGCGCCGCTGTTCGATACCCAGAAAGCGGCAGCCATGGCCGGGCTGGATTTTGGCATGGGATATCGCGCGCTGATTCTGCAGCTGTGTGACGAGGACTTGCCCAAGGGGGAAACCCGCTCCGACTGGCTTAAGCGCCCACTGACCGAATCGCAGTGCCACTACGCCGCGCAGGATGTGACGTATTTGCTCGATGCCTATGCGCAGCTGGCCCAGCGCTGTCAGAATCTGGGTCGCTACGACTGGGTGCTCAGCGATGGCGAAGATGCCGCCGCGTCGCTCGCTACAGCCTTGCCTAATTACTACAAACGCATCAAGAGTGCCTGGAAGCTGCAGCCGCGGCAGTTGGCAGTGTTGGTGGCTGTGAGTCAATGGCGTGAGGAGGCTGCGCGAGACTGGGACAAACCACGGTCGTGGATTATTGACGACCAAGCCTGCCTGCAACTTGCGCAGCACATGCCTGTGGACGTTTCGGAGCTGCGCAACAAGGTCGATCTGCCGCCGGCGGTGATGCGCAAGCGCGGTGAGCTGCTGGTGGAACTGGTCGCGAGTGTCAGCGAGATCGAGGAGGGCGACTTGCCCCAGCGGTTGCCGCCGCCCCTGGAACAGCGGCAGCGCGATCAGCTCAAGGCGCTGAAAAAACGCGCAGCGGCGATCGCCGACAAACTGGAGATGCCTCAGCAGGTTTTGCTGGCGGCCAAGGATTACGAACAACTGCTGCGGCCAGCTGAGACAGAGCCCGTCTCCTGGCAGGGCTGGCGCAAGTCTGTGGTGGTGGAACCACTGCGCGACGCAATACTTAGAGGTGAGCTGTGA